A window of Ananas comosus cultivar F153 linkage group 4, ASM154086v1, whole genome shotgun sequence contains these coding sequences:
- the LOC109709564 gene encoding uncharacterized protein LOC109709564, translated as MGLVIVLSLPLILFTILLGFGCYFLGKARGREEARTGVGSQIYGVPQPPPGSADSSPASHIKKQGHGPDHV; from the coding sequence ATGGGTCTTGTGATTGTACTCTCCCTTCCTCTTATCCTCTTCACTATTTTGCTCGGATTCGGATGCTACTTCCTCGGAAAGGCGAGGGGGCGCGAGGAGGCGCGGACGGGGGTCGGCTCGCAGATCTACGGCGTCCCGCAGCCTCCGCCGGGCTCCGCGGATTCGTCTCCTGCATCTCACATAAAGAAGCAAGGGCATGGGCCAGATCATGTTTGA
- the LOC109709228 gene encoding membralin-like, translated as MDPEQTFLRVHARLSGMLSQLLTPRIRLALEYAHLAVAVVLFCLLVVMHTNFVQQPGCSSKFSGSEFTEAQLVQIKIVSGGLWDASATNHNTVGFQNHENPTENSKLSEVNGDEFAVLATKFWSNWIGSGTRRSKLIFRSSKGDKDKEFHEPQWEYAADTTTTAMKTMQGERGMKESFRAAVIHFFSKWYKQIITFCKNARLVAVNAAQLMYNSRWNEFLDNLKSLHKLRMEYLSSLIVKWLEKRSKAFEPTYLYTVDKGYFLLSEGAKSRHGIRTINITISAQSSCFGNRWQQLLINSIVGYDTILTNSLLSSPGKGYLYNFQTKEFYDLSYGHEPATAPRFGDYFVTKCGVLIMSLFVFFTTTMSVSFTLRETQSRMLKFTVQLQHHARHQLPTFQLIFVHVIESLVFVPIMIGILFFLFEFYDDQLLAFLVLTLVWLCELFTMISVRTRISMQFFPRFFLLYFLVFHIYLFSYAYGFSYLAFSATAAFMQHLILYFWNRFEVPALQRFIRSRGQLHLSSTIYTSTLHIARLNVRDNLEHPPHDLPDPSRTTQTQQAGPNPNREEVADPLRFPDPGAQQPENNGPGGPFGSLLLWLLGGGASDGLVSFFSMFRDVREQGQVFTDTPQNENEQVT; from the exons atggATCCGGAGCAAACCTTCCTCCGCGTCCACGCGCGGCTCTCCGGCATGCTCTCGCAGCTCCTCACGCCGAGGATCCGCCTCGCGCTCGAGTACGCGCACCTCGCCGTCGCTGTGGTCCTCTTCTGCTTGCTCGTCGTCATGCACACCAACTTCGTGCAGCAG CCCGGCTGTTCAAGCAAGTTCTCAGGAAGTGAATTTACTGAAGCTCAACTTGTTCAGATTAAG ATAGTCAGTGGTGGTCTATGGGATGCAAGTGCCACTAACCACAACACCGTGGGTTTCCAAAATCATGAAAATCCAACTGAAAACTCCAAACTTTCTGAAGTGAATGGCGATGAGTTTGCTGTTCTGGCAACCAAGTTTTGGTCAAATTGGATCGGTTCAGGCACTAGGAGgagtaaattaatatttagatcTTCAAAAGGCGATAAAGATAAAGAATTTCACGAGCCTCAATGGGAATATGCAGCTgatactactactactgctaTGAAGACTATGCAAGGTGAAAGGGGTATGAAAGAATCATTCAGAGCAGCAGTTATCCATTTCTTTAGTAAATGGTACAAACAAATTATTACCTTCTGCAAGAATGCAAGGCTTGTTGCGGTTAATGCTGCCCAATTGATG TACAATTCAAGGTGGAATGAATTTCTTGATAATTTGAAGAGTCTTCATAAGCTTCGAATGGAATATCTTAGCTCATTGATAG TGAAATGGCTTGAGAAAAGAAGCAAAGCATTTGAGCCAACATATCTTTACACTGTAGACAAG GGTTATTTCTTACTTTCTGAAGGAGCTAAGTCGCGACATGGTATTCGGACCATCAACATTACAATTTCTGCTCAAAGTTCCTGCTTCGGAAATAG GTGGCAACAGCTTCTGATAAACAGTATTGTTGGTTATGACACTATTCTTACAAACAGTTTATTGAGTTCTCCTGGGAAAG GCTATCTATATAACTTTCAAACGAAGGAATTTTATGATCTCAGTTATGGACATGAACCAGCAACAGCTCCAAGATTCGGAG ACTACTTTGTGACCAAATGTGGTGTGCTTATCATGTCACTATTTGTTTTCTTCACAACCACAATGTCAGTCTCATTTACCTTAAGAGAGACACAATCACGCATGCTCAAATTTACAG TGCAGCTTCAACACCATGCGCGCCACCAGCTTCCCACATTTCAATTGATTTTTGTGCACGTCATTGAGTCGTTGGTTTTTGTGCCG ATTATGATTGGAATCCTGTTTTTCCTATTTGAGTTCTATGACGACCAATTACTAGCATTTCTTGTTTTAACTCTTGTATGGTTGTGCGAACTCTTTACAATGATCAG TGTACGGACGAGGATCTCGATGCAGTTCTTTCCTCGATTTTTTTTGCTCTATTTCCTGGTTTTCCACATCTACCTATTTTCTTATGCTTATG GGTTCTCATATCTGGCTTTCTCCGCAACTGCTGCATTCATGCAACACTTGATACTGTATTTCTGGAACCGCTTCGAG GTCCCTGCTCTTCAGAGGTTCATCAGAAGCCGAGGCCAGCTTCACCTTTCGTCAACCATATACACCTCAACGCTTCACATTGCAAGACTAAATGTGCGGGACAATCTGGAACATCCTCCTCATGATCTTCCAGACCCTTCAAGAACAACTCAAACTCAACAAGCAGGCCCAAATCCTAACCGGGAAGAAGTTGCTGACCCGCTCCGATTTCCGGACCCAGGTGCTCAACAACCGGAGAACAATGGGCCAGGTGGCCCGTTCGGTTCGCTCTTGCTTTGGCTATTGGGGGGCGGCGCTTCTGATGGAttggtttcctttttttctatGTTTAGAGATGTTCGAGAACAGGGCCAAGTTTTCACAGATACCCCACAGAATGAAAATGAACAAGTGACATAG